A genomic window from bacterium includes:
- a CDS encoding M48 family metallopeptidase encodes MSVAKNDAPLEIHRWPSERLLRVIVVVAAIAMWALLAMSLIGAIYALMIGVFFFFAHLAFIYHLRGNAVRLGPEQFPELHARVEQIALRVGLKETPDAYLVQAGGDLNAMATKFFGRNFIVLYSDLVDACGENEAARDFIIAHELGHVHAGHLSWRWLLLPGLFIPFLGQAYSRACEYTCDRYGFGSCGESETSLDGLCVLAAGGKQGPLVNRRALVAQSLDIDTPWMTIARWLSSHPPIAHRIAELQPSLVAGDLSTNPAKFGALAILVALVGVPVASGGALSVGVWPAIQTALEQSNDTALMDDAVNVEDVAVYSPEEAEAFRLQIEREIVELVAAVESHQERTGELPADVETLYEEWSRLNPGGDLPRDPYQGEAYIYQTDTEHFAIVSLGASLQSDDDDLYYSSVNQPQ; translated from the coding sequence ATGTCTGTCGCGAAGAACGATGCTCCGTTGGAGATTCACCGCTGGCCGAGCGAACGCCTGCTTCGAGTCATCGTCGTAGTTGCAGCCATCGCAATGTGGGCTTTATTGGCGATGAGTTTGATTGGAGCGATTTACGCGCTGATGATTGGCGTGTTCTTCTTCTTTGCTCATCTCGCGTTCATCTACCACTTGCGCGGCAACGCCGTTCGTCTCGGACCGGAGCAGTTTCCCGAGCTGCATGCGCGGGTCGAACAGATCGCCCTCAGAGTTGGCTTGAAGGAGACTCCCGATGCATATCTCGTGCAGGCGGGTGGCGATCTGAATGCGATGGCGACGAAGTTCTTTGGTCGAAACTTCATCGTGCTTTATTCGGATCTCGTCGATGCTTGCGGCGAGAACGAAGCCGCCCGCGATTTCATCATCGCTCACGAATTGGGGCACGTTCATGCGGGGCACCTGAGTTGGCGTTGGCTTCTACTGCCAGGTCTGTTCATCCCGTTTCTTGGACAGGCCTACTCGCGCGCGTGCGAGTACACCTGCGACCGCTATGGATTCGGTTCATGCGGCGAGAGCGAAACCTCACTCGACGGCCTTTGTGTTCTGGCTGCAGGCGGAAAACAAGGCCCGTTGGTGAACCGGCGCGCACTCGTCGCGCAGAGCCTCGACATCGACACGCCATGGATGACAATCGCGCGATGGCTTTCGAGCCATCCTCCAATCGCCCACCGAATCGCAGAACTCCAACCGAGTCTTGTGGCAGGGGATCTCTCGACCAATCCCGCCAAGTTCGGAGCTCTGGCCATTCTAGTGGCCCTGGTCGGAGTTCCGGTCGCAAGCGGGGGCGCCCTTAGTGTGGGCGTATGGCCCGCGATTCAGACGGCGCTCGAACAGAGCAACGACACAGCCCTCATGGATGACGCAGTCAATGTGGAAGATGTCGCCGTGTACAGCCCAGAAGAAGCAGAAGCGTTTCGGCTCCAGATCGAAAGGGAGATCGTGGAACTGGTTGCGGCCGTCGAATCGCATCAGGAACGCACGGGAGAATTGCCAGCCGACGTCGAAACACTCTACGAAGAGTGGAGCCGACTCAATCCGGGGGGGGACTTGCCAAGAGACCCGTACCAAGGCGAAGCCTACATCTATCAGACTGATACTGAGCACTTCGCAATCGTGAGCCTCGGAGCGAGTCTGCAGAGCGACGACGACGACCTCTACTATTCATCTGTCAATCAACCGCAGTAG
- a CDS encoding phytanoyl-CoA dioxygenase family protein: MLTPEQRTEFEERGLIRLRGAVDAAAVGRLCERIWKLVGEREGLGATMRGSGVRIAAKTVKPLKRDGEFDLIYCPAVRVVADQLLGVDRWFKMPISMSLLMTMPGAGPWALSHKSWHLDYPCPGGVRVLPGLQPFLFLDRVEPHGGGTLAVLGSHRLVAKIQQENGPDFSGRSAEMRKLLQGRVPWLRALWSLRPGEDREARFMCEGETFDGVPLQVAEMTGEPGDVVLAHPWLFHALAPNCGERARMVLTDRLQVYSHPNSIYHRVLEERERKKRSGSDG; the protein is encoded by the coding sequence ATGCTCACGCCGGAACAGCGCACGGAGTTCGAGGAACGCGGGCTCATCCGTTTGCGCGGCGCCGTGGATGCTGCGGCGGTGGGGAGGCTGTGCGAGCGCATCTGGAAGCTCGTCGGTGAGCGTGAAGGGTTGGGCGCGACGATGCGCGGATCCGGTGTCCGTATCGCGGCAAAGACCGTCAAGCCGCTCAAACGGGACGGCGAGTTCGATCTGATCTACTGCCCGGCCGTTCGGGTCGTTGCCGATCAGCTGCTCGGGGTGGATCGGTGGTTCAAGATGCCGATCAGCATGAGTCTCCTCATGACGATGCCGGGGGCCGGACCGTGGGCCCTTTCGCACAAGAGCTGGCATCTCGACTACCCGTGTCCTGGCGGGGTCCGAGTCCTGCCCGGCCTGCAGCCCTTCCTCTTCCTGGATCGCGTCGAGCCGCACGGCGGCGGCACGCTCGCGGTCCTGGGATCGCACCGCTTGGTGGCGAAGATCCAGCAGGAGAACGGCCCGGACTTCTCGGGACGCTCGGCCGAAATGCGAAAGCTGCTCCAGGGCAGGGTGCCGTGGCTGCGGGCGCTGTGGTCACTTCGGCCGGGTGAGGATCGCGAGGCGCGCTTCATGTGCGAGGGAGAGACCTTCGACGGAGTGCCGTTGCAGGTCGCGGAGATGACGGGAGAGCCCGGCGATGTGGTGCTCGCGCATCCGTGGCTCTTCCACGCGCTCGCACCGAACTGCGGCGAGCGCGCGCGGATGGTGCTGACCGATCGTCTGCAGGTGTACTCGCATCCGAACTCGATCTATCACCGGGTCCTCGAGGAACGGGAACGGAAGAAGCGGAGCGGTTCGGATGGCTAG